In Electrophorus electricus isolate fEleEle1 chromosome 1, fEleEle1.pri, whole genome shotgun sequence, a single window of DNA contains:
- the tanc1a gene encoding protein TANC1 isoform X2: MLKTGREAGRQTGREAGRQTGHEAGGKAKHSAGELLSPCSQYMALQRGLAPPGSMGSGPLPVQPYPVDEPPRAGLSRGVSLSLPASPMLPCRQPYMLPVRPSTKSPGLARRPWYVESSRVPGDPVSWTLTSDVHSDRLVPAKSGPSPSAQELMTRLGFLLGDAIPTSSHTAMEDKNQCAVSSQGVSPSSTLTTSTVSPSTESPCSSLPLGSSLAERPPPPLCCSAPCTTTITPVTTTPSSTLESKDSGIIATVTSSSENEERCCKEGSGASALVRNDGLGAPPSGAPAPATEPEGASGDDRPCPGLLAPLASSPSDGPAPYHSASLGLPRPNSVAATSTTKLEELKYLDEQRNAPLRSSLRGPWPGAHTSGRNQEAKARITPYKPVDIMLKPLLFEVPSVTTDSMFVGRDWLFQRLEEVLAGTGEAGPGGGAVVVGSVGFGKTAVISRLVALSCHGGRIRQVACNSPGSSPKRGSRGSDALSNQLNPPSQSPLRSSSCPPTPDTHRHREEAVKRLASKVVAYHYCQADNTYTCLVPEFVHSVSALLCRAPRLGPYREVLLREQQLQSLLSLRSCVQDPVAAFRRGVLEPLALLRKERKIAEDDYIILVDGLNEAEFHKPDYGDTIASFITKIISKFPSWLKLVVTVRVNLLGVTSLFPFPIISLDDLHDNKAIAADLHAYAQQRAERLPSVAAADGKAEPGAAAKLASLLAGRSQGSYLYLKLALDLLEQGHSPGPGPGSLSELYQLQCAARFPTAAAFERALPVLNVALASLHPLTDEQLFRALNAGSLQGALEWPDFQQRMEVLSCFLVGRRDRTRMFCHPSFREWLVWRADGDSTDFLCDPRSGHALLAFLLSRQDGKLNRQQTMELGHHILKAHIFKGHSKKTGVSSSILQALWISSSTDSLSAALSSLRNLYTPNVKVSRLLILGGASVCYRTEVLNSAPVLCVQSHLGHLEMVSLLLEFGAPVDEASENGMTPLCYAAAAGHRGAVTLLCMKGAKVEHVDKSGQCAAVHAALRGHGDVLHYLLEQDWSPEPTQPDAVHKSSVLQQSLTAASSMEHIPVVKTLLALNKDKVAVEIDACDTLWGETALTAAAGRGKLEGCVFLLEQGATVTQPNRRGMAPIYSAVKHGHTQVTEVLLQHGAEVNTTDKHGRSLLMVAASEGHLTTVEFLLSKGACVTAVDKEGLTPLSWACLKGQRGVVELLVERGAPIHHTDKNGRTPLDLAAFYGDAEIVHYLVEHGAVMEHMDYSGMRPLDRAIGSRQTSVVVALLKRGAKLGFRTSPCDRPGNAAWAMATSKPDILIILLQKLMEEGNLLYKKGRMKEAAQRYQSALRKFPREGFGEDLKAFRELRVSLYLNLSRCRRKTNDFGMAEEFATKALELKPKSYEAFYARARAKRSSRQLAGALSDLHEAARLCPGNREIRRLLARVEEECHHRPGNKHGAAHGHALAHQDEEEEEEEDEEEEEDEDEDGVPAHEKGSDARAVKLPLREEGQEERSDDGKRKESRAQSRTLPDSLGLALPDDPSTSPSSSGWALHRRLSSRQAQSVRGREHCGSLQPGPGTGSSPRPGRHRPTSLRAGPCIDFSPLGPERGVDRELLRDAQGGGTHGEAPPLTPEGGAEPRGEFCRSSSVRVSGTSCGGPSEGGRSRASVAADDRQAEHKPRPFMGVTDKTARFNQQQQLLHHGNQGLHGHYGHPSQAYAWQGLGPEGLAGAFPQGPSCDLQYPKAGGSYQDAFHNGTHPGDFHPGKPLPAGAVYKDSSHSLNLQQHFGGSKHRQASLARDNPVLISSIKPKRSFIESNV; encoded by the exons ACCGTCTCGTGCCGGCTAAgtctggcccctccccctctgctcaGGAACTAATGACACGGCTGGGCTTCCTACTGGGAGACGCTATCCCCACCTCTTCACACACAGCCATGGAGGACAAaaaccag tGTGCGGTCAGTAGCCAGGGAGTGAGCCCGAGCTCCACTCTGACCACCAGTACAGTGTCCCCCAGCACTGAGAGCCCCTGTTCCAGTCTGCCTCTGGGCTCCAGCTTGGCGGagcgccccccacccccactgtgTTGCTCCGCACcctgcaccaccaccatcaccccaGTCACCACCACGCCCAGCTCCACGCTGGAGAGCAAGGACAGCGGCATCattg cCACTGTCACCAGCTCCAGTGAGAATGAGGAACGCTGCTGCAAAGAGGGCAGTGGTGCCAGCGCGCTTGTCAGGAATGACGGGCTCGGTGCCCCTCCCTCCGGCGCTCCCGCCCCGGCCACAGAGCCGGAGGGGGCATCGGGCGATGACCGGCCCTGCCCAGGCCTGCTGGCGCCCCTGGCCTCCTCGCCCTCTGACGGGCCCGCGCCCTACCACAGTGCCTCGCTGGGCCTACCACGGCCCAACTCGGTGGCAG ccaCCAGCACCACTaagctggaggagctgaagtatCTAGATGAACAGCGGAATGCACCCCTGCGCTCCTCCTTGCGAGGTCCCTGGCCTGGGGCGCACACCAGTGGCCGCAACCAGGAGGCCAAAG CTCGAATCAccccatacaagcctgtggacATCATGCTCAAACCCTTGCTGTTCGAGGTACCCAGCGTCACCACGGATTCCATGTTTGTGGGCCGCGATTGGTTGTTCCAGCGGTTGGAGGAGGTGCTGGCGGGGACCGGGGAGGCGGGGCCAGGGGGCGGCGCGGTCGTGGTGGGCAGTGTGGGCTTCGGGAAGACAGCAGTGATCTCTCGCCTAGTGGCTCTGAGCTGTCATGGAGGCCGGATCAGGCAGGTGGCCTGCAACAGCCCGGGGTCCTCCCCTAAGA ggggGAGCAGAGGAAGTGATGCCCTTAGCAACCAGCTGAACCCACCCTCTCAGAGCCCCCTACGCAGCAGCAGTTGCCCCCCGACCCCTGACACACACCGGCACAGAGAGGAAGCGGTCAAACGCCTTGCCAGCaag GTGGTAGCGTATCACTACTGCCAGGCCGATAACACTTACACATGCCTGGTGCCGGAGTTTGTGCACAGCGTGTCTGCGCTGTTGTGTCGTGCGCCGCGTCTCGGCCCCTACAGGGAAGTCCTGCTGCGCGAACAACAGCTGCAGAGTCTCCTCAGTCTGCGATCCTGTGTGCAGGACCCTGTCGCCGCCTTCCGCCGGGGCGTGCTCGAGCCTCTGGCTCTCCTCCGCAAGG AGAGGAAGATTGCGGAGGATGACTACATCATTCTGGTGGATGGCCTGAACGAGGCGGAATTTCACAAGCCCGACTACGGAGACACCATTGCCTCATTCATCACCAAGATCATCTCCAAGTTCCCCAGCTGGCTCAAACTGGTTGTCACTGTCAGGGTCAACCTGCTG GGAGTCACCAGTCTCTTCCCTTTCCCCATCATCTCCCTGGACGatctccatgacaacaaggCCATCGCAGCAGACCTGCACGCGTACGCGCAGCAGAGGGCGGAGCGTCTGCCCTCCGTCGCGGCCGCTGACGGTAAGGCAGAGCCAGGCGCTGCGGCCAAGCTGGCGTCGCTCCTAGCGGGCCGCAGCCAGGGCTCGTACCTGTACCTGAAGCTGGCCCTGGACCTGTTGGAGCAGGGCCACTCGCCGGGCCCCGGCCCCGGCTCGCTGTCCGAGCTCTACCAGCTGCAGTGCGCCGCGCGCTTTCCCACAGCGGCGGCCTTCGAGCGGGCGCTGCCCGTGCTGAATGTGGCACTGGCCTCGCTGCACCCGCTCACCGACGAGCAGCTGTTCCGCGCGCTCAACGCCGGCAGCCTGCAGGGGGCACTGGAATGGCCCGACTTCCAGCAGCGCATGGAGGTGCTCTCCTGCTTCCTGGTGGGCCGGCGGGACCGCACGCGCATGTTCTGCCACCCGTCCTTCAGGGAGTGGCTGGTGTGGAGGGCAGACGGCGACAGCACCGACTTCCTGTGCGATCCGAG GAGTGGACATGCCCTGTTGGCCTTCTTGCTCTCTCGACAAGATGGAAAACTGAACAGGCAGCAGACCATGGAACTGGGTCACCATATCCTCAAAGCACATATATTCAAG GGACATAGTAAGAAAACAGGTGTTTCTTCCAGTATCCTTCAGGCTCTGTGGATTAGTAGCAGTACAGAcagtctctctgctgctctctcttctctcagaaATCTCTACACACCCAATGTTAAG GTGTCTCGGCTGCTGATCCTGGGAGGGGCAAGCGTGTGCTACCGCACCGAGGTGCTCAACAGCGCCCCCGTGCTGTGCGTGCAGTCACACCTGGGCCACCTGGAGATGGTGTCCCTGCTGCTGGAGTTCGGCGCACCCGTGGACGAAGCGTCCGAAAACGGCATGACACCCCTGTGTTATGCCGCTGCCGCCGGCCACCGGGGGGCAGTCACGCTGCTCTGCATGAAAGGGGCAAAG gtggagCACGTGGATAAGAGTGGGCAGTGTGCAGCCGTCCACGCTGCCCTGCGAGGTCACGGGGACGTCCTGCACtacctgctggagcaggacTGGAGCCCAGAGCCCACGCAGCCCGATGCTGTCCACAAGAGCAGTGTGTTACAGCAGAGCCTGACTGCAGCTTCCAGTATGGAGCACATACCG GTCGTGAAGACCCTGCTGGCCTTGAACAAGGACAAGGTTGCCGTGGAGATAGATGCCTGTGATACTCTGTGGGGGGAGACAG CTCTGACCGCTGCCGCCGGGCGGGGCAAGCTGGAGGGGTGTGTCTTCCTTCTGGAGCAGGGCGCCACGGTAACACAGCCGAACCGCAGGGGTATGGCTCCTATCTACAGTGCTGTGAAACATGGGCACACACAG gtaaCAGAGGTTTTGCTACAGCACGGTGCTGAGGTGAACACCACTGACAAACATGGCCGTTCTCTGCTCATGGTGGCAGCCAGTGAGGGGCACCTGACCACTGTGGAGTTCCTCTTGTCAAAGG GAGCGTGTGTAACGGCGGTGGATAAGGAGGGTTTGACCCCTCTGAGCTGGGCTTGTCTGAAGGGGCAGAGGGGTGTGGTGGAGTTGCTGGTGGAGAGAGGAGCACCAATCCACCACACAGACAAGAACGGCCGCACGCCACTGGACCTGGCTGCCTTCTACGGAGACGCTGAAATA GTGCACTACCTGGTGGAGCACGGTGCCGTGATGGAGCACATGGACTACAGTGGCATGCGGCCCCTGGACCGAGCCATCGGCAGCCGCCAGACCTCCGTGGTAGTTGCCTTGCTGAAGAGAGGAGCCAAGCTGG GCTTCAGAACGTCCCCCTGTGATCGACCAG gtaATGCCGCGTGGGCCATGGCCACGTCTAAGCCGGACATTCTCATCATTCTCCTGCAGAAGCTGATGGAGGAAGGCAACCTGCTGTATAAG aaAGGGAGGATGAAGGAGGCAGCTCAGCGCTACCAGTCTGCCTTGAGGAAGTTTCCCAGGGAGGGCTTTGGGGAAGATCTGAAGGCCTTCCGTGAGCTCCGTGTCTCCCTCTACCTGAACCTCTCCCGCTGCCGCCGCAAAACTAAC GATTTTGGCATGGCAGAGGAGTTTGCCACCAAGGCTCTGGAACTGAAGCCCAAATCGTACGAGGCGTTTTACGCACGCGCTCGTGCAAAAAGGAGCAGCAG GCAGCTTGCTGGAGCGCTGTCCGATCTCCACGAGGCAGCTCGCCTGTGTCCCGGCAACAGGGAGATCAGACGCCTGCTGGCTCGGGTGGAGGAGGAGTGCCACCATCGCCCGGGCAACAAGCACGGCGCGGCGCACGGCCACGCCCTGGCGCAccaggacgaggaggaggaggaagaggaggacgaggaggaggaagaggacgaggacgaggacgGCGTCCCGGCACACGAGAAGGGCTCGGACGCGCGCGCCGTGAAGCTGCCGCTCCGGGAGGAgggacaggaggagaggagtgacgatgggaagaggaaggagagccGGGCGCAGAGCCGCACCTTACCGGACTCGCTGGGCCTGGCTCTGCCCGACGACCCAtccacctcaccctcctcctcagGCTGGGCCCTGCACCGCCGCCTCTCCTCCAGGCAGGCCCAGAGCGTGAGGGGCCGGGAGCACTGCGGCTCGCTGCAGCCGGGGCCCGGCACGGGCTCCAGCCCCAGGCCCGGCCGCCACAGGCCCACGTCGCTCCGGGCCGGGCCGTGCATCGACTTCAGCCCCCTGGGTCCGGAGCGAGGCGTGGACAGGGAGCTGCTCAGGGACGCGCAAGGAGGCGGCACCCACGGCGAGGCCCCGCCCCTGACTCCGGAGGGCGGGGCCGAGCCCCGGGGCGAGTTCTGCAGGAGCAGCAGTGTGCGGGTGTCCGGCACCTCCTGCGGCGGCCCGTCCGAGGGCGGGCGCAGCCGCGCCTCCGTCGCCGCCGACGACAGGCAGGCCGAGCACAAGCCACGCCCTTTCATGGGCGTCACGGACAAGACCGCGCGCTtcaaccagcagcagcagctgctgcacCACGGCAACCAGGGTCTCCACGGGCACTACGGCCACCCGTCGCAAGCCTACGCCTGGCAGGGCCTCGGGCCAGAGGGGCTCGCCGGCGCCTTCCCACAGGGCCCGAGCTGTGACCTCCAGTACCCCAAAGCAGGCGGCAGCTACCAGGATGCCTTCCACAACGGCACACATCCGGGCGACTTTCACCCAGGGAAGCCCCTCCCGGCCGGGGCCGTCTACAAAGACAGCAGCCACTCTCTGAACCTGCAGCAGCACTTCGGCGGGAGCAAGCACAGGCAGGCCAGCCTTGCGCGCGACAACCCTGTCCTCATCAGCTCCATCAAGCCCAAACGCTCCTTCATCGAGTCCAACGTGTAG
- the tanc1a gene encoding protein TANC1 isoform X1 — translation MLKTGREAGRQTGREAGRQTGHEAGGKAKHSAGELLSPCSQYMALQRGLAPPGSMGSGPLPVQPYPVDEPPRAGLSRGVSLSLPASPMLPCRQPYMLPVRPSTKSPGLARRPWYVESSRVPGDPVSWTLTSDVHSALGSGDVQLPSSDRLVPAKSGPSPSAQELMTRLGFLLGDAIPTSSHTAMEDKNQCAVSSQGVSPSSTLTTSTVSPSTESPCSSLPLGSSLAERPPPPLCCSAPCTTTITPVTTTPSSTLESKDSGIIATVTSSSENEERCCKEGSGASALVRNDGLGAPPSGAPAPATEPEGASGDDRPCPGLLAPLASSPSDGPAPYHSASLGLPRPNSVAATSTTKLEELKYLDEQRNAPLRSSLRGPWPGAHTSGRNQEAKARITPYKPVDIMLKPLLFEVPSVTTDSMFVGRDWLFQRLEEVLAGTGEAGPGGGAVVVGSVGFGKTAVISRLVALSCHGGRIRQVACNSPGSSPKRGSRGSDALSNQLNPPSQSPLRSSSCPPTPDTHRHREEAVKRLASKVVAYHYCQADNTYTCLVPEFVHSVSALLCRAPRLGPYREVLLREQQLQSLLSLRSCVQDPVAAFRRGVLEPLALLRKERKIAEDDYIILVDGLNEAEFHKPDYGDTIASFITKIISKFPSWLKLVVTVRVNLLGVTSLFPFPIISLDDLHDNKAIAADLHAYAQQRAERLPSVAAADGKAEPGAAAKLASLLAGRSQGSYLYLKLALDLLEQGHSPGPGPGSLSELYQLQCAARFPTAAAFERALPVLNVALASLHPLTDEQLFRALNAGSLQGALEWPDFQQRMEVLSCFLVGRRDRTRMFCHPSFREWLVWRADGDSTDFLCDPRSGHALLAFLLSRQDGKLNRQQTMELGHHILKAHIFKGHSKKTGVSSSILQALWISSSTDSLSAALSSLRNLYTPNVKVSRLLILGGASVCYRTEVLNSAPVLCVQSHLGHLEMVSLLLEFGAPVDEASENGMTPLCYAAAAGHRGAVTLLCMKGAKVEHVDKSGQCAAVHAALRGHGDVLHYLLEQDWSPEPTQPDAVHKSSVLQQSLTAASSMEHIPVVKTLLALNKDKVAVEIDACDTLWGETALTAAAGRGKLEGCVFLLEQGATVTQPNRRGMAPIYSAVKHGHTQVTEVLLQHGAEVNTTDKHGRSLLMVAASEGHLTTVEFLLSKGACVTAVDKEGLTPLSWACLKGQRGVVELLVERGAPIHHTDKNGRTPLDLAAFYGDAEIVHYLVEHGAVMEHMDYSGMRPLDRAIGSRQTSVVVALLKRGAKLGFRTSPCDRPGNAAWAMATSKPDILIILLQKLMEEGNLLYKKGRMKEAAQRYQSALRKFPREGFGEDLKAFRELRVSLYLNLSRCRRKTNDFGMAEEFATKALELKPKSYEAFYARARAKRSSRQLAGALSDLHEAARLCPGNREIRRLLARVEEECHHRPGNKHGAAHGHALAHQDEEEEEEEDEEEEEDEDEDGVPAHEKGSDARAVKLPLREEGQEERSDDGKRKESRAQSRTLPDSLGLALPDDPSTSPSSSGWALHRRLSSRQAQSVRGREHCGSLQPGPGTGSSPRPGRHRPTSLRAGPCIDFSPLGPERGVDRELLRDAQGGGTHGEAPPLTPEGGAEPRGEFCRSSSVRVSGTSCGGPSEGGRSRASVAADDRQAEHKPRPFMGVTDKTARFNQQQQLLHHGNQGLHGHYGHPSQAYAWQGLGPEGLAGAFPQGPSCDLQYPKAGGSYQDAFHNGTHPGDFHPGKPLPAGAVYKDSSHSLNLQQHFGGSKHRQASLARDNPVLISSIKPKRSFIESNV, via the exons CCCTGGGTTCAGGTGATGTGCAATTACCATCATCAG ACCGTCTCGTGCCGGCTAAgtctggcccctccccctctgctcaGGAACTAATGACACGGCTGGGCTTCCTACTGGGAGACGCTATCCCCACCTCTTCACACACAGCCATGGAGGACAAaaaccag tGTGCGGTCAGTAGCCAGGGAGTGAGCCCGAGCTCCACTCTGACCACCAGTACAGTGTCCCCCAGCACTGAGAGCCCCTGTTCCAGTCTGCCTCTGGGCTCCAGCTTGGCGGagcgccccccacccccactgtgTTGCTCCGCACcctgcaccaccaccatcaccccaGTCACCACCACGCCCAGCTCCACGCTGGAGAGCAAGGACAGCGGCATCattg cCACTGTCACCAGCTCCAGTGAGAATGAGGAACGCTGCTGCAAAGAGGGCAGTGGTGCCAGCGCGCTTGTCAGGAATGACGGGCTCGGTGCCCCTCCCTCCGGCGCTCCCGCCCCGGCCACAGAGCCGGAGGGGGCATCGGGCGATGACCGGCCCTGCCCAGGCCTGCTGGCGCCCCTGGCCTCCTCGCCCTCTGACGGGCCCGCGCCCTACCACAGTGCCTCGCTGGGCCTACCACGGCCCAACTCGGTGGCAG ccaCCAGCACCACTaagctggaggagctgaagtatCTAGATGAACAGCGGAATGCACCCCTGCGCTCCTCCTTGCGAGGTCCCTGGCCTGGGGCGCACACCAGTGGCCGCAACCAGGAGGCCAAAG CTCGAATCAccccatacaagcctgtggacATCATGCTCAAACCCTTGCTGTTCGAGGTACCCAGCGTCACCACGGATTCCATGTTTGTGGGCCGCGATTGGTTGTTCCAGCGGTTGGAGGAGGTGCTGGCGGGGACCGGGGAGGCGGGGCCAGGGGGCGGCGCGGTCGTGGTGGGCAGTGTGGGCTTCGGGAAGACAGCAGTGATCTCTCGCCTAGTGGCTCTGAGCTGTCATGGAGGCCGGATCAGGCAGGTGGCCTGCAACAGCCCGGGGTCCTCCCCTAAGA ggggGAGCAGAGGAAGTGATGCCCTTAGCAACCAGCTGAACCCACCCTCTCAGAGCCCCCTACGCAGCAGCAGTTGCCCCCCGACCCCTGACACACACCGGCACAGAGAGGAAGCGGTCAAACGCCTTGCCAGCaag GTGGTAGCGTATCACTACTGCCAGGCCGATAACACTTACACATGCCTGGTGCCGGAGTTTGTGCACAGCGTGTCTGCGCTGTTGTGTCGTGCGCCGCGTCTCGGCCCCTACAGGGAAGTCCTGCTGCGCGAACAACAGCTGCAGAGTCTCCTCAGTCTGCGATCCTGTGTGCAGGACCCTGTCGCCGCCTTCCGCCGGGGCGTGCTCGAGCCTCTGGCTCTCCTCCGCAAGG AGAGGAAGATTGCGGAGGATGACTACATCATTCTGGTGGATGGCCTGAACGAGGCGGAATTTCACAAGCCCGACTACGGAGACACCATTGCCTCATTCATCACCAAGATCATCTCCAAGTTCCCCAGCTGGCTCAAACTGGTTGTCACTGTCAGGGTCAACCTGCTG GGAGTCACCAGTCTCTTCCCTTTCCCCATCATCTCCCTGGACGatctccatgacaacaaggCCATCGCAGCAGACCTGCACGCGTACGCGCAGCAGAGGGCGGAGCGTCTGCCCTCCGTCGCGGCCGCTGACGGTAAGGCAGAGCCAGGCGCTGCGGCCAAGCTGGCGTCGCTCCTAGCGGGCCGCAGCCAGGGCTCGTACCTGTACCTGAAGCTGGCCCTGGACCTGTTGGAGCAGGGCCACTCGCCGGGCCCCGGCCCCGGCTCGCTGTCCGAGCTCTACCAGCTGCAGTGCGCCGCGCGCTTTCCCACAGCGGCGGCCTTCGAGCGGGCGCTGCCCGTGCTGAATGTGGCACTGGCCTCGCTGCACCCGCTCACCGACGAGCAGCTGTTCCGCGCGCTCAACGCCGGCAGCCTGCAGGGGGCACTGGAATGGCCCGACTTCCAGCAGCGCATGGAGGTGCTCTCCTGCTTCCTGGTGGGCCGGCGGGACCGCACGCGCATGTTCTGCCACCCGTCCTTCAGGGAGTGGCTGGTGTGGAGGGCAGACGGCGACAGCACCGACTTCCTGTGCGATCCGAG GAGTGGACATGCCCTGTTGGCCTTCTTGCTCTCTCGACAAGATGGAAAACTGAACAGGCAGCAGACCATGGAACTGGGTCACCATATCCTCAAAGCACATATATTCAAG GGACATAGTAAGAAAACAGGTGTTTCTTCCAGTATCCTTCAGGCTCTGTGGATTAGTAGCAGTACAGAcagtctctctgctgctctctcttctctcagaaATCTCTACACACCCAATGTTAAG GTGTCTCGGCTGCTGATCCTGGGAGGGGCAAGCGTGTGCTACCGCACCGAGGTGCTCAACAGCGCCCCCGTGCTGTGCGTGCAGTCACACCTGGGCCACCTGGAGATGGTGTCCCTGCTGCTGGAGTTCGGCGCACCCGTGGACGAAGCGTCCGAAAACGGCATGACACCCCTGTGTTATGCCGCTGCCGCCGGCCACCGGGGGGCAGTCACGCTGCTCTGCATGAAAGGGGCAAAG gtggagCACGTGGATAAGAGTGGGCAGTGTGCAGCCGTCCACGCTGCCCTGCGAGGTCACGGGGACGTCCTGCACtacctgctggagcaggacTGGAGCCCAGAGCCCACGCAGCCCGATGCTGTCCACAAGAGCAGTGTGTTACAGCAGAGCCTGACTGCAGCTTCCAGTATGGAGCACATACCG GTCGTGAAGACCCTGCTGGCCTTGAACAAGGACAAGGTTGCCGTGGAGATAGATGCCTGTGATACTCTGTGGGGGGAGACAG CTCTGACCGCTGCCGCCGGGCGGGGCAAGCTGGAGGGGTGTGTCTTCCTTCTGGAGCAGGGCGCCACGGTAACACAGCCGAACCGCAGGGGTATGGCTCCTATCTACAGTGCTGTGAAACATGGGCACACACAG gtaaCAGAGGTTTTGCTACAGCACGGTGCTGAGGTGAACACCACTGACAAACATGGCCGTTCTCTGCTCATGGTGGCAGCCAGTGAGGGGCACCTGACCACTGTGGAGTTCCTCTTGTCAAAGG GAGCGTGTGTAACGGCGGTGGATAAGGAGGGTTTGACCCCTCTGAGCTGGGCTTGTCTGAAGGGGCAGAGGGGTGTGGTGGAGTTGCTGGTGGAGAGAGGAGCACCAATCCACCACACAGACAAGAACGGCCGCACGCCACTGGACCTGGCTGCCTTCTACGGAGACGCTGAAATA GTGCACTACCTGGTGGAGCACGGTGCCGTGATGGAGCACATGGACTACAGTGGCATGCGGCCCCTGGACCGAGCCATCGGCAGCCGCCAGACCTCCGTGGTAGTTGCCTTGCTGAAGAGAGGAGCCAAGCTGG GCTTCAGAACGTCCCCCTGTGATCGACCAG gtaATGCCGCGTGGGCCATGGCCACGTCTAAGCCGGACATTCTCATCATTCTCCTGCAGAAGCTGATGGAGGAAGGCAACCTGCTGTATAAG aaAGGGAGGATGAAGGAGGCAGCTCAGCGCTACCAGTCTGCCTTGAGGAAGTTTCCCAGGGAGGGCTTTGGGGAAGATCTGAAGGCCTTCCGTGAGCTCCGTGTCTCCCTCTACCTGAACCTCTCCCGCTGCCGCCGCAAAACTAAC GATTTTGGCATGGCAGAGGAGTTTGCCACCAAGGCTCTGGAACTGAAGCCCAAATCGTACGAGGCGTTTTACGCACGCGCTCGTGCAAAAAGGAGCAGCAG GCAGCTTGCTGGAGCGCTGTCCGATCTCCACGAGGCAGCTCGCCTGTGTCCCGGCAACAGGGAGATCAGACGCCTGCTGGCTCGGGTGGAGGAGGAGTGCCACCATCGCCCGGGCAACAAGCACGGCGCGGCGCACGGCCACGCCCTGGCGCAccaggacgaggaggaggaggaagaggaggacgaggaggaggaagaggacgaggacgaggacgGCGTCCCGGCACACGAGAAGGGCTCGGACGCGCGCGCCGTGAAGCTGCCGCTCCGGGAGGAgggacaggaggagaggagtgacgatgggaagaggaaggagagccGGGCGCAGAGCCGCACCTTACCGGACTCGCTGGGCCTGGCTCTGCCCGACGACCCAtccacctcaccctcctcctcagGCTGGGCCCTGCACCGCCGCCTCTCCTCCAGGCAGGCCCAGAGCGTGAGGGGCCGGGAGCACTGCGGCTCGCTGCAGCCGGGGCCCGGCACGGGCTCCAGCCCCAGGCCCGGCCGCCACAGGCCCACGTCGCTCCGGGCCGGGCCGTGCATCGACTTCAGCCCCCTGGGTCCGGAGCGAGGCGTGGACAGGGAGCTGCTCAGGGACGCGCAAGGAGGCGGCACCCACGGCGAGGCCCCGCCCCTGACTCCGGAGGGCGGGGCCGAGCCCCGGGGCGAGTTCTGCAGGAGCAGCAGTGTGCGGGTGTCCGGCACCTCCTGCGGCGGCCCGTCCGAGGGCGGGCGCAGCCGCGCCTCCGTCGCCGCCGACGACAGGCAGGCCGAGCACAAGCCACGCCCTTTCATGGGCGTCACGGACAAGACCGCGCGCTtcaaccagcagcagcagctgctgcacCACGGCAACCAGGGTCTCCACGGGCACTACGGCCACCCGTCGCAAGCCTACGCCTGGCAGGGCCTCGGGCCAGAGGGGCTCGCCGGCGCCTTCCCACAGGGCCCGAGCTGTGACCTCCAGTACCCCAAAGCAGGCGGCAGCTACCAGGATGCCTTCCACAACGGCACACATCCGGGCGACTTTCACCCAGGGAAGCCCCTCCCGGCCGGGGCCGTCTACAAAGACAGCAGCCACTCTCTGAACCTGCAGCAGCACTTCGGCGGGAGCAAGCACAGGCAGGCCAGCCTTGCGCGCGACAACCCTGTCCTCATCAGCTCCATCAAGCCCAAACGCTCCTTCATCGAGTCCAACGTGTAG